The following proteins come from a genomic window of Brevibacillus antibioticus:
- a CDS encoding deoxynucleoside kinase, whose protein sequence is MSRFQNSTLREKYGIPNNAVITIGGTVGVGKSTFTHALADQLGFRVSVEKVDNNPYLGRYYNDLSRWGFHLQIFFLAERFKEQKRMFDYGGGFVQDRSIYEDTGIFARMLYEQGNMTEEDYRTYTELFEAMVMTPYFPHPDILIYLEGSFDDIIGRVKERGRPMEQQTPVDYWQDLFGRYDSWIASFTSCPILRVNINEYDVVDDPSSVESVIARAAEKIRLGRATRFSS, encoded by the coding sequence ATGTCGAGGTTTCAAAACAGCACGCTTCGTGAAAAATACGGGATACCGAACAACGCAGTGATTACGATCGGCGGGACAGTAGGAGTAGGAAAATCCACCTTTACACATGCCCTGGCAGATCAGCTCGGATTTCGCGTATCTGTAGAAAAGGTTGACAATAACCCGTATTTGGGCCGTTACTATAATGATTTATCGCGTTGGGGCTTCCATTTGCAAATTTTCTTTTTGGCAGAACGCTTCAAGGAACAAAAACGGATGTTTGATTATGGCGGAGGCTTTGTCCAAGACCGCTCCATCTATGAGGATACCGGGATTTTTGCCCGCATGCTGTACGAGCAGGGCAACATGACAGAAGAAGATTACCGCACTTATACAGAACTTTTTGAAGCGATGGTCATGACACCTTACTTCCCGCATCCGGATATTTTGATCTATTTAGAGGGAAGCTTCGATGATATTATTGGCCGCGTAAAAGAGCGTGGGCGCCCAATGGAGCAACAAACGCCGGTGGATTACTGGCAGGATTTGTTTGGTCGCTATGATAGCTGGATTGCCTCCTTTACTTCCTGTCCGATTTTGCGGGTCAATATCAACGAATACGATGTTGTGGATGACCCATCTTCGGTAGAAAGCGTTATTGCGCGGGCTGCTGAAAAAATTCGGCTTGGACGAGCTACCCGCTTTTCATCATAA
- a CDS encoding deoxynucleoside kinase, whose translation MKSILITVEGPIGIGKTSLSRELSRACNLQLLEEIVYENPFLGKFYENIAEWSFQLEMFFLCNRYKQLQDIHTKFLNQGISVVSDYNIFKNTIFAKRTLQGDNLPKYLKIYDILTEDLPQAHLVIYMTASIETVMKRIAMRDREMERSMDVTYMENLIADYNEFMEAFEKHHPDTPVIKFDCDDLDFVHRPEDLKVVLDRIAPRIQELMGQEG comes from the coding sequence ATGAAGTCCATATTGATTACCGTTGAGGGACCTATTGGTATTGGGAAAACCTCTTTATCGCGGGAACTAAGCCGCGCATGCAACTTGCAGTTACTGGAAGAGATTGTCTACGAGAACCCGTTTCTGGGTAAATTTTATGAAAATATTGCCGAATGGAGCTTTCAGCTTGAGATGTTTTTCCTCTGCAATCGTTACAAGCAGTTGCAGGATATTCATACAAAGTTCCTGAATCAAGGTATTTCAGTTGTTTCTGATTACAATATTTTCAAAAATACGATTTTTGCCAAACGGACGTTACAAGGAGATAACCTGCCAAAGTACCTCAAAATTTATGATATCCTAACAGAGGATCTTCCTCAGGCCCATTTGGTGATCTACATGACAGCTTCGATTGAGACCGTGATGAAGCGGATTGCGATGCGAGATCGTGAAATGGAGCGCAGTATGGATGTCACTTATATGGAAAACCTGATTGCTGATTACAACGAGTTTATGGAAGCGTTTGAAAAGCATCATCCGGATACGCCTGTCATCAAATTTGATTGTGACGATTTGGATTTTGTGCATAGACCAGAAGATTTGAAGGTTGTATTGGATCGAATTGCACCACGGATTCAAGAGTTGATGGGACAAGAGGGATAG
- the splB gene encoding spore photoproduct lyase — protein sequence MGTILMERPEKTEQKGSKLFVPDYIFVEPNALNYPLGQELYRRFQAEGIPMQMTTSHNQVRGIPGDTEVEKYRNAKRTLVIGVRKTLKFETSKPSAEYAIPLATGCAAHCHYCYLNTNIGTKPYVRVYVNTDEILAQAEKYIQERPGEITRFEAACTSDPVSIEHLTGNLKRAIEFMGEQEFGRLRFVTKFHHVDSLLDAKHNKHTRFRFSMNADYVIKNFEPGTSSFHQRLEAAGKVAKAGYPLGFILAPLYWFDGWEAGYTDLLERLRSQLVPEAMEDLTFELIQHRFTKIAKSLILQRYPKTKLVMKEEERKYKWGKYGKGKYVYPDIQAKALQAHLESEITRLFPQARVEYFT from the coding sequence ATGGGAACGATCCTTATGGAAAGACCTGAAAAGACGGAGCAGAAGGGCAGCAAGCTGTTTGTTCCGGATTATATTTTCGTCGAGCCAAACGCACTGAACTATCCACTCGGTCAAGAGCTGTATCGCCGTTTTCAAGCAGAAGGGATTCCGATGCAGATGACGACCAGCCATAATCAGGTCCGTGGCATCCCTGGGGATACAGAAGTGGAGAAATATCGCAATGCGAAGCGGACCTTGGTCATCGGGGTACGCAAAACATTGAAGTTCGAGACTTCCAAGCCTTCCGCCGAATATGCCATTCCACTGGCAACGGGATGTGCTGCCCACTGTCACTATTGCTATTTGAACACCAATATCGGGACAAAGCCGTATGTTCGAGTGTACGTCAATACAGATGAAATTCTGGCGCAGGCTGAGAAGTATATCCAGGAACGCCCGGGTGAGATTACTCGTTTTGAGGCAGCCTGTACCTCCGATCCGGTTAGCATTGAGCATCTTACGGGCAATTTGAAACGAGCAATTGAGTTTATGGGCGAGCAGGAGTTTGGGCGTTTACGCTTCGTGACCAAGTTTCACCACGTGGATTCTTTGCTGGATGCCAAGCACAACAAGCATACCCGGTTTCGCTTCAGCATGAACGCTGACTATGTCATCAAAAATTTTGAGCCAGGCACCTCCAGCTTTCATCAGCGATTGGAGGCAGCAGGGAAGGTAGCAAAGGCCGGTTATCCGCTCGGCTTTATTTTAGCGCCTTTGTATTGGTTTGACGGATGGGAAGCAGGGTATACCGATTTGCTGGAAAGACTGCGTTCGCAGTTGGTTCCTGAAGCGATGGAGGATTTGACGTTTGAGCTGATCCAGCATCGTTTTACCAAGATTGCTAAAAGCTTGATTCTCCAGCGCTATCCGAAAACGAAGCTTGTGATGAAGGAAGAAGAGCGTAAGTACAAATGGGGGAAATACGGGAAAGGGAAGTACGTCTATCCCGACATCCAAGCAAAGGCGTTACAGGCCCATTTGGAAAGTGAAATAACCCGACTGTTTCCGCAAGCACGCGTTGAATATTTTACGTAA
- a CDS encoding sigma-70 family RNA polymerase sigma factor: protein MNLEQLVLHAKDGDDDAFFQLVSLHKEQLYKIAYAFLRNETDALEAIQEATCRSYLKLARLKQPAYFRTWLTRILIHICLDEQKRRKRIILDPMADDVESRASIPMDDQNVERIQIEEALARLSPNYRHIIILKYFEDRTIRDIAEVLGHPEGTIKTWLHKALGALRKDLGKGW, encoded by the coding sequence GTGAATCTGGAACAGCTCGTTTTGCACGCAAAAGATGGGGATGATGATGCCTTTTTTCAGCTCGTCAGCCTTCATAAAGAACAACTGTATAAAATCGCCTACGCCTTTCTTCGTAACGAGACAGATGCATTGGAGGCCATTCAGGAAGCGACGTGCCGTTCCTATCTCAAGCTGGCACGCTTGAAACAGCCTGCGTATTTTCGCACATGGCTGACTCGCATCCTTATTCATATTTGTCTGGATGAACAAAAGCGCCGAAAACGTATCATCTTGGATCCCATGGCAGATGACGTCGAAAGTCGTGCAAGTATTCCTATGGACGATCAAAATGTCGAACGTATTCAAATCGAGGAGGCTCTCGCTCGTCTCAGTCCGAATTATCGCCACATTATTATTTTGAAATATTTTGAAGATCGGACGATACGCGATATTGCAGAGGTACTCGGTCATCCGGAAGGAACCATAAAAACTTGGCTGCACAAAGCTCTAGGTGCACTTCGCAAAGATCTCGGGAAAGGCTGGTAA
- a CDS encoding DUF4179 domain-containing protein, which yields MRENDKKNAGPFMIPTEIDHYIRKGMEQAKELRQNRSRHRWIRVGSSLVACLFIFVFIFSVRLSPAVAAYVSSIPGMEKIVEFLRDDKGLQLAAEHNLVQHIGASGSLEGVTFTIDHVLADEKRMLLFYTLKNDLSGKEVALHKIELFDQSGKQWEYGVSWSSMGSEDPVIRNRIDIHIEGATEIPDSMTAKVTLAIDNLEQKPPLKIDFAVDKNKFKTFEKKMYPVMKEVTVDGQRFTIEQIAVFPTQTEVSIRFDPANIKHVFDFDKLRLEDEKGETFAFWGNGVPVRDNGENGRIYNLESIYFVEPEKLILKANGIRAVDKDKLQIVIDAKAGTLTNVPNDRLKLTALRQVDDVVGMDFSLKVPPQDKDSHISLGYDLTDDVGNEYDYVQGSTHSTDDESIQYYSMLFKRKTNKGTPTSYSFPLSSYPERLQGTFSIEVK from the coding sequence ATGCGTGAAAATGATAAAAAAAATGCGGGTCCATTCATGATTCCCACTGAAATTGATCATTACATTCGAAAAGGGATGGAACAAGCAAAAGAGCTGCGTCAAAATCGGAGCCGCCATCGGTGGATACGCGTTGGTTCTAGTCTAGTAGCTTGTCTGTTCATTTTCGTGTTTATTTTTTCCGTTCGCCTTTCACCTGCTGTTGCCGCTTATGTCAGCTCGATTCCTGGGATGGAAAAGATCGTGGAGTTTCTTCGGGATGATAAAGGCTTACAATTGGCTGCGGAACACAACCTCGTTCAACATATTGGAGCCAGTGGTTCACTTGAGGGTGTCACTTTTACGATTGATCACGTATTGGCAGATGAAAAACGGATGCTCCTCTTCTATACACTGAAGAATGACCTCTCCGGTAAAGAAGTAGCACTTCACAAAATCGAGTTGTTCGATCAATCTGGAAAGCAATGGGAGTACGGTGTTTCCTGGTCCAGCATGGGCAGCGAAGACCCTGTGATCCGAAATCGTATTGATATTCACATCGAAGGGGCCACTGAAATACCCGATTCGATGACTGCAAAAGTCACGCTAGCAATAGATAATCTCGAACAAAAGCCCCCTCTCAAGATCGACTTTGCTGTGGATAAAAACAAATTTAAGACCTTTGAGAAAAAAATGTATCCAGTGATGAAGGAAGTCACGGTTGACGGACAGCGGTTTACAATAGAACAAATCGCAGTTTTTCCTACTCAGACTGAAGTGAGCATTCGCTTTGATCCAGCTAACATAAAGCACGTATTTGATTTTGATAAGCTGAGGCTCGAAGATGAAAAAGGAGAAACATTCGCTTTTTGGGGAAATGGCGTTCCTGTTCGGGACAACGGTGAGAATGGGAGGATATACAATCTGGAGAGTATTTATTTTGTAGAGCCCGAAAAGCTTATTCTCAAAGCCAATGGTATTCGTGCCGTAGACAAAGATAAATTGCAAATCGTAATCGATGCGAAGGCAGGCACATTAACAAACGTGCCAAATGATCGCTTAAAATTAACGGCACTACGTCAAGTTGATGATGTGGTGGGTATGGACTTTTCTTTGAAGGTTCCACCCCAAGATAAAGACTCTCATATCTCCTTAGGGTATGACCTGACTGACGACGTGGGAAATGAATATGATTATGTGCAAGGAAGCACCCACTCGACAGATGATGAATCCATTCAATACTATTCCATGCTATTCAAGCGAAAAACAAACAAAGGTACGCCTACTTCTTATTCCTTTCCTCTGTCTAGCTATCCTGAACGACTTCAAGGTACTTTTTCTATTGAAGTCAAATAA
- the thiD gene encoding bifunctional hydroxymethylpyrimidine kinase/phosphomethylpyrimidine kinase has product MSTIAKALTIAGSDSGGGAGIQADLKTFHQLGVYGMSAITAITAQNTLGVAGVYPLPTEAVAQQMHEVLRDLGADAAKTGMLFNADIIRAVAQEVKAFRLKKLVVDPVMIAKGGSKLLLDEAIVALKKELLPLAEVVTPNLPEAECLTGMKIETTDEMREGAKAIHALGARNVLMKGGHLQGDVVVDILFDGTAFHEWSHERIHTRHTHGTGCTFSAALTAELAKNTPLITAVEKANRFIFEAIKTAPQLGGGHGPTNHWAVVD; this is encoded by the coding sequence ATGAGCACGATTGCGAAAGCATTGACGATAGCGGGTTCAGATAGCGGTGGAGGAGCTGGTATTCAGGCAGACCTGAAAACCTTCCATCAACTCGGTGTGTACGGAATGAGTGCGATCACAGCAATCACCGCACAAAATACATTGGGCGTAGCAGGCGTTTATCCGTTGCCGACAGAGGCAGTTGCACAGCAAATGCATGAGGTGCTTCGTGATCTAGGTGCTGACGCGGCGAAAACCGGAATGCTGTTTAATGCGGATATCATTCGCGCTGTTGCGCAAGAGGTCAAAGCATTTCGCCTGAAAAAGCTGGTGGTAGACCCGGTGATGATTGCCAAGGGAGGGTCAAAACTACTCCTGGATGAGGCAATCGTTGCCTTGAAAAAAGAGTTGTTGCCGTTGGCAGAAGTCGTCACACCTAACTTGCCGGAAGCAGAATGCTTGACGGGTATGAAGATCGAGACGACAGACGAGATGCGCGAAGGAGCAAAAGCGATACATGCGTTAGGCGCCCGCAATGTCCTAATGAAGGGTGGACATCTGCAAGGAGACGTTGTTGTGGACATTTTGTTCGACGGTACGGCATTCCATGAGTGGTCCCATGAGCGTATCCATACACGTCATACGCATGGCACAGGTTGTACATTCTCAGCGGCCCTTACAGCAGAGTTAGCAAAAAATACACCGCTCATCACTGCGGTTGAAAAAGCAAATCGCTTTATCTTCGAAGCAATTAAGACAGCTCCGCAATTGGGTGGCGGGCATGGGCCGACCAATCACTGGGCGGTTGTAGATTGA
- a CDS encoding sensor histidine kinase codes for MSYRIFYWLTFLIPTIIIGGFEFIRHDFLLPYMSMEVGNVYITLLTLLLSFLFATWMFHTLKQMNARIIEEQARRAVYEERERLARELHDGIAQSLFFLNVKLKQGHLDDARVAVSAIDNHVRQAIFNLRSLPEEGSLDQRLEKWLAQWSALSGIDVASELHVKDGFFTPTAEVQLFGIIQEAFANIRKHSQAKHSWIHLTTDEATGWVLAVEDDGIGIFNSSPDTKKYGLSMMRERARQLNASLDIQLRPAGGTIIRLSSHSGGKI; via the coding sequence ATGTCATATCGTATCTTTTATTGGTTGACCTTTCTCATTCCAACCATTATCATCGGGGGCTTCGAGTTCATCCGTCACGACTTTTTGCTGCCCTATATGTCTATGGAAGTCGGAAATGTGTACATTACCCTCTTGACGCTCTTACTCTCTTTTTTATTCGCTACCTGGATGTTTCACACCCTGAAACAAATGAATGCACGAATCATCGAGGAACAAGCTCGTCGCGCTGTTTATGAAGAACGGGAACGCCTTGCCCGCGAATTACACGACGGGATTGCGCAGTCTCTGTTCTTCCTCAACGTAAAACTGAAGCAGGGACACTTGGACGATGCACGGGTCGCTGTTTCTGCCATCGACAACCATGTACGGCAAGCCATTTTCAACCTGCGCTCATTGCCAGAAGAAGGCAGTCTGGATCAACGCCTTGAGAAATGGCTGGCGCAATGGAGCGCTTTATCTGGAATCGACGTTGCTAGCGAATTGCATGTCAAAGACGGCTTTTTTACTCCCACCGCAGAAGTACAACTGTTCGGGATCATCCAGGAGGCTTTTGCCAACATTCGCAAACATTCTCAGGCCAAGCATTCGTGGATTCACCTCACGACAGATGAAGCAACTGGCTGGGTTCTTGCGGTTGAGGACGATGGCATTGGGATTTTTAACTCTTCTCCCGATACGAAAAAATACGGTCTGTCCATGATGCGCGAGCGAGCACGCCAATTGAACGCATCTCTCGACATTCAGTTACGACCGGCAGGCGGTACGATCATCCGCTTATCTTCTCATTCAGGAGGAAAAATATAA
- a CDS encoding response regulator has translation MNAYRVLIADDHPMARMAIRSLLDPDPSFEVIGEAQNGEEAFLLCGQIQPDLVLMDINMPKWSGLEATREVKKAYPHIKVVILSVSDDVADLITAIQFGAQGYLLKNLEPDDWINYLHALLGEDSELTREMATRLMYRFRQEEATDEMVPDVLTPREREIVMYVGAGKTNREISEALIIAENTVKNHLKNILEKLQLANRVQLAAYAVRHHLLIK, from the coding sequence ATGAACGCTTACCGTGTATTGATCGCCGACGACCACCCGATGGCTCGTATGGCCATTCGTAGCCTGCTTGATCCCGATCCCTCTTTTGAAGTCATTGGAGAAGCGCAAAATGGCGAGGAAGCCTTTCTCTTATGCGGACAAATACAACCGGACCTTGTGCTCATGGACATCAACATGCCGAAATGGAGCGGACTCGAAGCGACCCGTGAGGTCAAGAAAGCATACCCGCACATCAAGGTCGTCATTCTCAGCGTCTCCGATGATGTTGCTGACCTGATCACGGCCATTCAGTTCGGTGCCCAAGGTTACTTGCTGAAAAATTTAGAGCCTGACGACTGGATTAACTACTTGCATGCCTTGCTCGGCGAGGATAGTGAGTTGACGCGCGAAATGGCAACCCGGCTCATGTACCGCTTCCGTCAAGAAGAGGCGACGGATGAAATGGTACCAGATGTTCTGACTCCGCGAGAGCGAGAGATTGTCATGTATGTGGGAGCCGGAAAAACGAATCGGGAAATAAGCGAGGCGCTGATCATCGCAGAAAACACTGTGAAAAACCACCTGAAGAACATTCTCGAGAAGCTGCAATTGGCTAATCGCGTCCAGCTTGCTGCTTATGCAGTTCGCCATCATTTGCTCATCAAATAA
- a CDS encoding SET domain-containing protein, which yields MIEVKTSKLSNGELNRGVFATQDIRKGELIHEAPVLPYLNEEHEHIEKTLLADYAFEYGANHTAFLLGYGMLFNHSYTPNATYEINFDNHTFDFYAYTDIQAGEEILINYNGDEDCDDPLWFYEDQQKETDDTK from the coding sequence ATGATCGAAGTCAAGACCTCCAAACTAAGCAATGGAGAATTAAATAGAGGTGTATTTGCTACGCAAGATATCCGAAAAGGCGAACTGATTCATGAAGCGCCCGTGCTGCCCTATTTAAACGAAGAGCATGAGCATATCGAGAAAACCTTGCTCGCGGATTATGCATTTGAGTACGGTGCTAATCACACAGCTTTCTTGTTAGGGTATGGCATGCTATTTAATCACTCCTACACGCCAAATGCCACGTATGAGATTAATTTCGATAACCACACGTTTGATTTTTATGCGTATACGGACATTCAAGCGGGTGAAGAAATCTTAATCAACTACAATGGTGATGAGGATTGCGATGATCCTCTCTGGTTCTATGAAGACCAACAAAAAGAAACAGATGATACCAAATAA
- a CDS encoding M1 family metallopeptidase has translation MISIRKEIKWQQRLLKATTIASLLALVLGGSGSGWWMPERVRAQSPAVGKIDDFTAKPIADGSKGSYDLKFELSPEGRFTAEAKITVENRSKDKWDQLIFYFLPNAFTKENKPPFFEDAAEVKIRDVKLDGLKMKYQLTGDTLAIPLAEKLAPNENREVTVKYTFTVPKKGLRFDRTESGFHLAQAYPMLATYQGKDGWNKKPYSLRGESYHTSHADFSISYRLPKGYTVISSSDQDKASNNQTGEIKVKNTKEVFIAVVKGMRSISKTVKGVELRVWGKEADKEAMTVALQAAEKSFEQFTEKLGPYPHKQLDILLDETASMEYPGVVTVGHMGSVDPDLSHTVVHEIAHQWFYGVVSNDPYHHAWLDEGITELATTLYFYDVEKKGDASFYFAEQADATNSVSNLPLDAFGKGPITGPVYGQPVKELWELITTYGDAKDGWEFLQEYYQTYAYKQVDTPEFVRFATAYFPVNEQYFAKWLRL, from the coding sequence TTGATATCGATTAGGAAGGAAATCAAGTGGCAGCAGCGTTTGCTCAAGGCCACGACAATCGCTTCCTTGTTGGCTTTGGTCCTCGGTGGATCTGGGAGTGGCTGGTGGATGCCAGAACGGGTAAGGGCCCAGTCTCCTGCGGTGGGGAAGATAGACGACTTCACAGCTAAGCCTATAGCAGATGGCAGTAAAGGCTCGTACGACCTGAAGTTCGAGTTGTCGCCAGAAGGAAGGTTTACCGCTGAGGCCAAGATCACCGTTGAAAATCGTTCCAAGGACAAATGGGATCAGCTGATCTTTTATTTCCTGCCCAACGCATTTACAAAAGAGAACAAGCCTCCTTTCTTCGAGGACGCAGCCGAAGTGAAAATTCGTGACGTCAAACTGGATGGTTTGAAAATGAAGTATCAACTAACGGGTGATACGCTTGCCATCCCACTTGCCGAAAAGCTTGCGCCAAATGAGAATCGAGAGGTAACCGTAAAATATACGTTTACCGTCCCGAAAAAAGGACTGCGCTTTGATCGGACGGAAAGTGGTTTTCATTTGGCGCAAGCATATCCGATGCTAGCTACCTACCAGGGGAAAGACGGATGGAATAAGAAGCCGTACTCGCTTCGAGGCGAATCGTATCACACGAGCCATGCGGATTTTTCTATTTCGTATCGCTTGCCGAAAGGGTATACGGTCATCAGCTCATCTGATCAAGATAAGGCGTCGAACAACCAGACCGGTGAAATAAAAGTGAAAAATACGAAGGAAGTATTCATCGCAGTTGTAAAAGGAATGCGTAGTATAAGCAAAACGGTCAAAGGTGTCGAGCTTCGGGTATGGGGAAAGGAAGCAGACAAGGAAGCGATGACCGTCGCCCTGCAAGCTGCGGAAAAATCTTTTGAACAATTCACGGAAAAATTGGGTCCGTATCCCCATAAACAACTCGATATTTTGTTGGATGAAACCGCAAGTATGGAATATCCTGGCGTGGTGACGGTCGGACACATGGGGAGTGTGGACCCCGATTTAAGTCACACCGTGGTACACGAGATTGCCCATCAATGGTTTTATGGAGTGGTCTCGAATGATCCGTACCATCACGCCTGGTTGGACGAAGGAATTACAGAGCTGGCCACGACGCTCTATTTTTACGATGTAGAGAAAAAAGGGGACGCCAGCTTTTATTTTGCTGAACAAGCTGATGCGACCAACTCGGTATCCAATCTGCCGTTGGATGCGTTTGGCAAGGGACCCATCACGGGTCCGGTGTACGGTCAACCTGTGAAAGAGCTATGGGAACTGATTACAACTTACGGTGATGCGAAGGATGGCTGGGAGTTTTTGCAAGAGTATTATCAGACGTACGCCTACAAACAGGTGGATACACCTGAGTTTGTTCGATTTGCCACAGCGTATTTTCCAGTGAATGAACAGTACTTCGCTAAATGGCTGCGTTTATAG
- a CDS encoding GNAT family N-acetyltransferase — MIVRLDLQDEQTVQKLWNMQKRAYLVEAELIGTEDIPPLRESVEQLRACGETFYGYIEGDELAGAVSFMLEGETLDIHRMIVDPIHFRKGIASQLLASVHEHGCSRIVVATGSLNEPAVRLYERHGFTLTDKKEVKPGLWISFFEKTIRR, encoded by the coding sequence ATGATCGTGCGACTAGATTTACAGGATGAACAAACGGTACAAAAACTTTGGAACATGCAGAAAAGAGCGTATCTTGTAGAGGCGGAGTTAATTGGAACAGAAGATATTCCACCTCTACGAGAATCAGTAGAACAACTGAGGGCATGTGGGGAAACGTTTTATGGCTACATAGAGGGAGACGAGTTGGCAGGGGCTGTTTCTTTCATGCTCGAGGGGGAAACGTTGGATATTCACCGAATGATTGTCGATCCTATTCATTTTCGCAAGGGAATCGCGAGTCAATTGCTCGCCTCTGTCCACGAGCATGGTTGCAGCAGGATCGTCGTAGCAACTGGTTCCTTGAATGAACCGGCTGTTCGATTGTATGAAAGACATGGATTTACCTTGACGGATAAAAAAGAAGTGAAGCCCGGTCTGTGGATATCTTTTTTCGAGAAAACGATTCGACGATAA
- a CDS encoding TIGR03943 family putative permease subunit, whose product MDPNKLKRHHIMRSLILAGITALLAYLILSEALSHYLAPRLHMFSYVTLVILALLTMVSIRQIFVGSSVYDCDCEEQHKVPRTPMGSFLVYGLFVLPIVMGFFMPDKILGSDVAEKRGITLLSNDVRKLADVTANANVNATENVEQTAGVKEDAEPNIKSQPEATNQVAIPQVQATDDEQLRQRFSNEGFGDFYADIAVFLHKQAVIKLNDKVFLDGLTTMELFAKEFAGKELETMGFVYRQPDFTKQQFVVARFSVTCCTADSSVYGVLVEKEDADKWKKDSWVKVRGKLELRQVDGYDMLVLKASQVEAVSAPKDPYVYYSFESAPES is encoded by the coding sequence ATGGATCCGAATAAATTGAAGCGACATCACATCATGCGGAGTTTGATTTTGGCGGGCATTACAGCGTTGTTGGCCTATTTGATCCTGTCGGAAGCACTCAGTCACTATCTCGCACCCCGATTGCACATGTTCAGCTATGTCACGCTCGTCATTCTGGCTCTGTTGACAATGGTCAGCATACGGCAAATTTTTGTTGGCAGTAGCGTTTACGATTGCGATTGTGAAGAGCAGCACAAAGTACCGCGTACACCTATGGGTTCCTTTTTGGTTTATGGATTGTTTGTACTACCAATCGTAATGGGATTTTTCATGCCGGATAAAATTCTTGGCAGTGATGTAGCGGAAAAGCGGGGGATCACGCTACTCAGCAATGATGTACGAAAGCTGGCGGATGTAACGGCGAACGCGAATGTGAATGCAACAGAGAATGTGGAGCAGACAGCAGGAGTCAAAGAAGATGCCGAGCCAAATATAAAATCACAGCCAGAGGCTACCAATCAAGTAGCAATACCCCAGGTGCAAGCAACAGACGACGAGCAATTGCGGCAGCGATTCTCGAACGAGGGATTTGGTGACTTTTACGCGGATATCGCCGTCTTTTTACATAAACAGGCAGTAATTAAACTGAATGACAAAGTGTTCCTGGACGGACTCACTACGATGGAGCTATTTGCAAAAGAATTTGCTGGAAAAGAGCTTGAGACAATGGGATTTGTATATCGACAGCCTGATTTTACCAAGCAGCAGTTTGTCGTAGCGCGGTTCTCCGTCACCTGCTGTACAGCAGATTCCAGTGTCTATGGCGTTCTGGTGGAAAAGGAGGACGCGGACAAATGGAAAAAAGATAGCTGGGTAAAAGTACGCGGAAAGCTAGAGCTGCGTCAGGTAGACGGTTATGACATGCTTGTTCTCAAAGCCTCTCAGGTTGAAGCCGTCTCCGCTCCCAAAGATCCTTATGTATATTACAGCTTTGAATCAGCTCCAGAAAGTTAA